AAATTGGCCAACACAGAGAGTCCTCTTCCCCATCAACCTTCGAGCAACTCTACGCAAGAGCAAGAACCGTAATGGGACTGGATCATGCTCGTATCCGTGAAATGTGGCAGCCGTTGATCTTTTCCCTCTGACCGCAAGAATTGGAAGACACCAGACCAGAAGAGGAACTGTATCATGGATGTGAATGATGTCGACACCCTTCCATAGGTGTCGATTTCTTATTATCCACGACATTGCCCGAGGCGGTGATCGGGCATGAGTGTATGGAATCCTGTGTATCTCGATCCCCTCAACCTTCTCTATGTCGGCAAGCCCCTTCTCATGTGCACCGGTGATTACCCGTACGCTCCAACTTCTCCTAGTGAGTTCCTGAGCCAATCGGAACACATGTTTCTCAACACCTCCAATTGCTGGCCAGAATCGCTCAACTACCATTGTGATACTCTTTTGTCGGGGCAATTGGTGGCATCTCCATCTATTCGACAATGCATATGCGCTGTTAAATATCCACATCCAGCAAGAGATTGGGATCTATCTCGTTGATCATTATATTCATGGTCTCTACGATCTTACTTACTGCCTTTCGAAGCCGTTGTACTTCCGCTCTTAGCAGTCTGACCTCTTGTTCGATGCTCATTTCTCGATTACTCGCCATTCCTCTTCACCATTCCTATACTTGTTAAAATGCTTGAGGCCTTAAGTGATTGGTGCGTTTCTTTTATCTCAGGCTGTCAAGCCATTGATTCACCTCATCCTCTGGGACCATCCACGACTGTGTGTCCGGGTTCCAAGAATACTCTGGAATCTCCCATCCGCCGTAGATATTGTCTCCCAAAAATGCAAATGAGAACGCATGACTTTTTGGTTCAAGTGCCTTAAGAAGTTCTACGCTTCCGCCTTCCGGGAGATTTGTGGTCATTATAATCCGTGACGCTCTATCTATGGAGATAATAGTACGAGGTAGCTTTGGCCCCAATCTCAAGAGGATCTTTTTCATCTCCGGATCTCTTGTTTCGATCATTGCCCCTTCTCTCAAGCCGATGTGCAATAATTGAATATATTTCACGATGAACTTGTGCTCTCTGAGATTCTTGAGTCGCGCGGCTATGATATTTTGGCTTCCGCCCACCTCATCTCTGATCGCCTTATAGCTTGTGATCCCTCTCTTTATAGTGGTGAGAATCTTCATGTTTAACTCATCAATTCGCATGTTTCTATGGCCATATGGTATGAGAACCATCTCTTCCTCTTGTTCCTCGCACTTAGGCTGTCTTTCGCACCACAGACCCAAGGCCGACCAAGGTATACGCCATCCCTCTCCATTTGGTTGATAGTACCTCAATGAGGTAGACGCTCCTGACCGTACAATCTCTGATATGGTGACTTTGATCTCCCATTGTTTTGCCAGTCTCTCAAATCTGTATAGCCATCTTGATATTTGCCGTGTTTCAGGGATGCAGAAGAGCGCAAGATAATCCCAATCCCCTGCTAACACTGGACGGTAGCCATATAGAAACGGTGATCTCTCAATCAGATGAAGTGCATCGTTCTTGCTATACCGGCTTTTTAAAAGAATATTATACATTCTAATGGCAATCTTTGAGAACGGTACATGGTCAAATTCCAATAATACTAGTTTTTCTCTCATGAGGTTGACCCGTTGAGAAAAATAACTGGG
This Candidatus Thorarchaeota archaeon DNA region includes the following protein-coding sequences:
- a CDS encoding winged helix-turn-helix domain-containing protein, with amino-acid sequence MASLQYLWKHGGKILKEEIGIDPNPLSINQTVTDMAQTLEDLGRNSLSTALKILIERDLPQEAVAVWINVVWALKQETLCSEAINDFGMALASTRLTSEQDTKTWRETWQQISPHQKVTPNIIYNPANLYMSIFQVGGADTIKRIIREIVLYVRNGSEILLTDYAKLMIRRYRRLIQELTETDKRVLQALLDNPDKSIRDLANLTGVTPSYFSQRVNLMREKLVLLEFDHVPFSKIAIRMYNILLKSRYSKNDALHLIERSPFLYGYRPVLAGDWDYLALFCIPETRQISRWLYRFERLAKQWEIKVTISEIVRSGASTSLRYYQPNGEGWRIPWSALGLWCERQPKCEEQEEEMVLIPYGHRNMRIDELNMKILTTIKRGITSYKAIRDEVGGSQNIIAARLKNLREHKFIVKYIQLLHIGLREGAMIETRDPEMKKILLRLGPKLPRTIISIDRASRIIMTTNLPEGGSVELLKALEPKSHAFSFAFLGDNIYGGWEIPEYSWNPDTQSWMVPEDEVNQWLDSLR